In a genomic window of Methylorubrum populi:
- a CDS encoding catalase family protein: MSTLDGNSHRDAGRPYLRYTPDVEVQQPDEAALTAEILDVMARSNHVAFERHRHAVRDAHAKSHGILTGELVISDGLPAHLQQGIFARPAVYPVVVRLSSAPGDIHSDTVPAPRGMAIKVLGVEGERLLPEDAGGNQDFLLVNIPVLSFGTIQAYRQLVGLLEKNARNPAFLQRALAGAARGIESAAEAVGLTPGATLRGLARDNAHLLGETYHSMAALRFGDHVAKISAAPLSANVRALTGKEIGPVDDGTMRDLVVEHFRTEGAEYQLRAQLCTDLAAMPVEDASVLWPDDISPHQPVATLRLPPQDAYSPARRVYGDDVLSFNPWHGIQEHRPLGSIMRVRIAAYERSSARRHALNARPRVEPTSIEQIPD; this comes from the coding sequence ATGAGTACGCTCGACGGGAATTCTCACCGCGACGCCGGAAGGCCCTATCTCCGCTACACGCCGGATGTCGAGGTTCAACAACCCGATGAAGCGGCCCTGACGGCAGAAATCCTCGACGTCATGGCGCGCTCGAACCATGTGGCGTTCGAGCGGCATCGTCACGCGGTCCGCGACGCCCACGCCAAGAGCCACGGCATCCTCACGGGCGAGCTCGTCATATCTGACGGGCTGCCGGCACACCTGCAGCAGGGGATCTTCGCACGACCCGCCGTCTACCCCGTCGTCGTGCGCCTGTCCTCCGCGCCCGGCGACATCCACTCCGACACGGTCCCGGCCCCGCGCGGCATGGCGATCAAGGTGCTCGGGGTCGAGGGTGAACGCCTCCTGCCTGAGGACGCGGGAGGCAACCAGGACTTCCTGCTCGTCAACATCCCCGTCCTCAGCTTCGGTACCATCCAGGCCTACAGGCAGCTCGTCGGTCTCCTGGAGAAGAACGCCCGGAACCCCGCCTTCCTGCAGCGGGCGCTCGCCGGCGCCGCGCGCGGGATCGAGTCGGCGGCCGAAGCGGTCGGTCTCACGCCCGGCGCGACCCTGCGCGGGTTGGCCCGGGACAACGCCCACCTGCTCGGCGAGACCTACCACTCCATGGCGGCGCTCCGCTTCGGCGACCACGTCGCCAAGATCAGCGCCGCGCCGTTGTCCGCCAACGTGCGGGCGCTGACCGGCAAGGAAATCGGCCCGGTCGACGACGGGACTATGCGCGATCTCGTCGTCGAGCACTTCCGGACAGAAGGGGCCGAGTATCAGCTCCGTGCCCAGCTCTGCACCGATCTCGCGGCGATGCCGGTCGAGGACGCCTCGGTGCTCTGGCCGGACGATATCTCACCGCACCAGCCGGTCGCCACCCTGCGGCTCCCGCCGCAGGATGCTTACTCTCCGGCCCGGCGCGTCTACGGTGATGACGTGCTCTCGTTCAATCCTTGGCATGGCATCCAGGAGCACAGGCCGCTCGGCTCGATCATGCGGGTGCGCATCGCCGCCTACGAACGGTCGAGCGCCCGTCGACACGCGCTCAATGCCCGGCCGCGCGTCGAGCCGACGTCGATCGAACAGATCCCTGACTGA
- a CDS encoding PAS domain-containing protein produces MPLFDAELRALMAAIDKSRARIEFLPDGTVVTANSLFLILMGYNLAEVKGQHHTVFVPAAERDSDEYRAFWAALRRGEAQTREFKRIAKDDRVVWIQATYNPVLDRAGRVTRIVKFATDITEQVLRHIDHDGQLDALHRSQAVIEFTLDGTILVANQNFLNAVGYRLDEIQGRHHSLFVDADEQASTAYREFWAKLSRGEFASGEFRRIAKGGREFWIQATYNPIRDRDGVPVKVVKFAVDVTVQKLLATDAAGQLAAVNRSQAVIQFAPDGTVLDANANFLGALGYRIEEICGRHHAMFVEPGYAQSPEYAAFWDRLRTGEFLGGMFQRFGKGSRPVWIQASYNPIFGPTGQLTKIVKYATDVTANMEARSFAVEAAERTLDNVQAITNAAETMNAAAQEISHGMAQSKTVVDDIHGRTSEADAATERLQAAATAMGGVATAIAGIAQQINLLALNATIEAARAGAAGRGFAVVATEVKELAGQAAAATARISGEVVGMQTVSAEVATTLASITAAIGAISSHVDGVSASMDEQARATGDILSSMRHAASGVSSISTSLDDWTVGMEERRAERRIRVLLPASIHVPGGSVIACSIRDISNGGARLHVKEQIRLPDRFDLVVDEDGRRFSCELRHRSGSSANVQFRQADQHKLTSVA; encoded by the coding sequence GTGCCGCTGTTCGACGCTGAGCTTCGTGCCCTCATGGCGGCGATCGATAAGTCCCGAGCGCGGATCGAGTTTTTGCCTGATGGCACGGTGGTAACGGCCAATAGTCTCTTTCTGATCCTGATGGGCTACAACCTCGCAGAGGTGAAGGGGCAGCACCACACCGTGTTTGTTCCCGCTGCCGAGCGCGACAGCGACGAGTACCGCGCCTTCTGGGCAGCCCTGCGTCGCGGCGAAGCGCAGACCCGTGAGTTCAAGCGGATCGCTAAGGACGATCGAGTTGTCTGGATCCAGGCGACGTACAACCCTGTGCTGGACCGTGCAGGACGGGTCACTCGCATCGTCAAGTTCGCCACCGACATCACCGAGCAGGTTCTGCGCCACATCGACCACGACGGTCAGCTCGACGCCCTGCATCGTTCGCAGGCCGTGATCGAGTTCACCCTCGACGGGACTATCTTAGTCGCCAACCAGAACTTCCTCAATGCGGTTGGCTATCGGCTCGATGAGATCCAAGGCCGCCATCACAGCCTGTTCGTAGATGCAGATGAGCAGGCGAGTACGGCTTATCGTGAATTTTGGGCAAAGCTCTCACGCGGCGAGTTCGCCTCTGGCGAGTTCCGCCGCATAGCCAAGGGTGGCCGCGAATTTTGGATCCAAGCCACCTACAACCCGATCCGCGACCGGGACGGCGTGCCGGTGAAGGTGGTCAAGTTCGCCGTTGACGTCACCGTGCAAAAGCTGCTGGCCACGGACGCGGCGGGGCAACTGGCGGCCGTCAACCGATCACAGGCGGTGATCCAATTCGCCCCCGACGGAACGGTGCTCGACGCCAACGCGAACTTCCTCGGTGCACTCGGCTACCGGATCGAGGAGATTTGCGGGCGACATCACGCCATGTTCGTCGAGCCCGGCTACGCGCAGTCGCCGGAATATGCGGCGTTCTGGGATCGCCTGCGAACCGGCGAGTTTCTTGGCGGAATGTTCCAGCGCTTTGGGAAGGGCAGCCGCCCGGTCTGGATCCAGGCCAGCTACAACCCGATCTTCGGTCCGACCGGCCAGCTGACTAAGATCGTCAAGTATGCGACCGACGTCACCGCGAACATGGAAGCGCGCTCATTTGCGGTCGAGGCCGCCGAGCGGACGCTCGACAACGTTCAAGCGATCACCAATGCAGCTGAGACCATGAACGCGGCTGCCCAAGAAATCTCGCATGGCATGGCGCAGTCGAAGACGGTTGTCGACGACATTCACGGCCGCACGAGCGAAGCCGACGCGGCGACGGAGCGCTTGCAGGCTGCCGCTACCGCGATGGGTGGCGTCGCGACGGCAATCGCAGGCATCGCTCAGCAAATCAATTTACTGGCCTTGAATGCCACAATCGAGGCTGCCAGGGCGGGTGCGGCCGGTAGAGGCTTCGCGGTCGTTGCCACTGAGGTGAAGGAGTTGGCCGGCCAAGCCGCAGCCGCCACTGCCCGGATCAGTGGGGAGGTCGTCGGCATGCAGACCGTATCGGCCGAGGTGGCGACGACGCTCGCCTCGATCACCGCGGCGATCGGCGCGATCAGCTCGCACGTCGATGGTGTAAGCGCTTCGATGGACGAGCAAGCTCGGGCGACGGGCGACATCCTGTCGAGCATGCGACATGCGGCCAGCGGTGTGTCCAGCATCAGCACCAGCTTGGACGATTGGACCGTCGGCATGGAGGAGCGTCGCGCCGAGCGTCGGATCCGAGTCCTGCTACCAGCCAGCATCCACGTGCCAGGCGGGAGCGTGATCGCATGCTCGATCCGCGACATTTCGAATGGTGGCGCACGGCTTCATGTGAAGGAGCAGATCCGCCTTCCCGACCGGTTTGATCTGGTCGTTGACGAAGACGGGCGCCGGTTCAGCTGTGAATTGCGGCACCGCTCAGGGTCGAGCGCGAACGTGCAGTTCCGGCAGGCTGACCAGCACAAACTGACATCTGTAGCGTGA
- a CDS encoding Dyp-type peroxidase, protein MSIIERLASRFRRETVSLELDDIQALILRSRPEPYVGVHAMLHFDDAEGARNLLGRLAPHIASADTWTDELDHWIGVALSYDGLQALGLPEEQLKTFPLPFQQGMAARAPQLRDQGPNAPENWDAVFTPGQCHLALTIYAVDDTALDKALATAHAELDRTAGVTLLGEHRFGAPEGAKNPFGFRDSISQPAVEGSGVAPLPGEARPIKAGEFLLGYPSETGVPLAMPEPPALGRNGTFVVLRKYQSRVGCFNAFLKAHSDTLEERERLAAKMFGRWRSGAPLALAPDEDNPDLGADPRRNNNFAYADDPKGRRVPLGCHMRRLNPRDAELTLLTDVNIHRIIRRSSTFGPVYSEEVTPEDDARSERGIFFIFISARAYDTIEFMQQEWINRGNFIDLGEERDPVVGLHEGERRFTIPQTPARRRIDGVQTFNIMKGGEYLFMPSLSALNWLAKAGWRNAAKHD, encoded by the coding sequence ATGTCGATCATCGAACGACTCGCATCGCGCTTCCGCCGGGAGACCGTCTCGCTGGAGCTCGACGACATCCAGGCGCTGATCCTGCGCAGCCGACCCGAGCCGTATGTCGGCGTCCATGCCATGCTCCACTTCGACGACGCGGAGGGTGCGCGCAATTTGCTCGGACGCCTCGCGCCGCATATCGCATCGGCTGATACCTGGACCGATGAGCTCGACCACTGGATCGGCGTTGCCCTCAGCTACGACGGGCTCCAGGCCCTCGGTCTGCCCGAGGAGCAGCTCAAGACGTTCCCGCTGCCCTTCCAGCAGGGCATGGCCGCACGCGCGCCGCAGCTGCGCGATCAGGGCCCGAACGCGCCGGAGAACTGGGACGCGGTGTTCACGCCCGGCCAATGCCACCTCGCGCTGACCATCTACGCGGTCGACGATACCGCCCTCGACAAGGCGCTCGCGACTGCCCATGCGGAGCTCGACCGTACTGCGGGGGTGACGCTACTCGGCGAGCATCGCTTCGGCGCGCCTGAGGGGGCGAAGAACCCGTTCGGCTTCCGCGACTCGATCTCGCAGCCGGCGGTGGAGGGCAGCGGCGTGGCCCCGTTGCCCGGCGAGGCGCGGCCGATCAAGGCCGGCGAGTTCCTCCTCGGCTACCCGAGCGAGACCGGCGTGCCGCTCGCCATGCCGGAGCCGCCTGCCTTGGGGCGGAACGGCACCTTCGTGGTGCTGCGCAAGTACCAGAGCCGCGTCGGCTGCTTCAACGCCTTCCTCAAGGCTCATAGCGACACCTTGGAAGAACGCGAGCGCCTCGCCGCCAAGATGTTCGGGCGCTGGCGCTCGGGCGCCCCGCTCGCCCTCGCGCCCGACGAGGACAATCCCGACCTCGGCGCCGATCCGCGCCGGAACAACAACTTCGCCTACGCGGACGACCCTAAGGGCCGCCGCGTCCCGCTCGGCTGTCACATGCGCCGGCTCAACCCGCGCGACGCCGAGCTGACGCTGCTCACCGATGTCAACATCCATCGCATCATCCGCCGCTCCAGCACCTTCGGGCCCGTCTACTCGGAGGAGGTGACGCCGGAGGACGATGCTAGGAGCGAGCGCGGCATCTTCTTCATCTTCATCAGCGCGCGTGCCTACGACACGATCGAGTTCATGCAGCAGGAATGGATCAACCGCGGCAACTTCATCGACCTCGGGGAGGAGCGGGATCCGGTCGTTGGTCTGCACGAGGGGGAACGACGCTTCACGATCCCGCAGACGCCAGCACGCAGGCGCATCGATGGCGTGCAGACCTTCAACATCATGAAAGGCGGCGAGTATCTGTTCATGCCGAGCCTCTCGGCGCTGAACTGGCTAGCCAAAGCCGGATGGCGCAACGCTGCCAAACACGACTGA
- a CDS encoding cytochrome P450 yields the protein MNGTLFQQILDPANRADPYPLYAEMRRTPVSRQDDGSYVVSTHAELYRLLYDPRISSEDLPDPPLFRWTGHPLRDLFVRPIRSRITARHRPFIFRDPPDHDLLRRQVMREFAPARVRAMHRKAEQLTHALLDGLRDRTDLDLVDDFSYPLPVTVICELLGVPREDEPRFQGWATQLATALEPDRRTDRENAGRTEEAFTAISDYLRGLIKEKRQAPQDDLLSGLATGHDGERMNDHDLVATAVLLLVAGHETTVNLITNGVLTLLRFPEHLERLRREPAIAPRLIEELLRYEPPVHYRTRLARADIAIGGTTIPEGAPVVLLLASGSRDPLRFADPDRFDPDRANNQHFGFGGSLHYCVGAPLARIEAEVALVALAQRLRAPRLLADPPPYRPGASLRGPRHLLLAIDAVAPGVSAELAA from the coding sequence TTACGTCGTGAGCACCCACGCGGAACTCTACCGCCTCCTGTACGATCCGCGCATCAGCTCGGAGGATCTGCCCGATCCGCCTCTGTTCCGCTGGACCGGGCATCCCCTGCGCGACCTGTTCGTCCGCCCGATCCGAAGCCGGATCACCGCGCGCCATCGTCCCTTCATCTTCCGCGATCCGCCGGATCACGATCTCCTGCGCCGGCAGGTCATGCGCGAGTTCGCACCTGCCCGCGTGCGGGCAATGCACCGCAAGGCGGAGCAGCTCACCCACGCCCTTCTCGACGGGCTGCGGGACCGGACCGACCTCGATCTGGTGGACGATTTCTCCTACCCCCTGCCGGTTACAGTGATTTGCGAGCTGCTCGGCGTCCCGCGCGAGGACGAGCCCCGGTTCCAGGGATGGGCGACGCAGCTCGCCACCGCCCTCGAACCGGACCGGCGTACGGACCGCGAGAACGCCGGCAGGACCGAGGAAGCGTTCACGGCGATCTCCGACTACCTGCGGGGATTGATCAAGGAGAAGCGCCAGGCGCCGCAGGACGACCTGCTCTCCGGGCTCGCGACCGGGCACGACGGCGAGCGCATGAACGACCACGACCTCGTGGCCACGGCCGTCCTGCTCCTGGTCGCGGGTCACGAGACGACCGTGAACCTGATCACCAACGGCGTCCTGACGCTGCTCCGCTTCCCCGAGCACCTGGAACGCCTGCGCCGGGAGCCGGCGATCGCGCCGCGGCTGATCGAGGAGCTGCTGCGCTACGAGCCGCCCGTCCACTATCGCACGCGGCTGGCGCGCGCCGACATCGCGATCGGGGGAACCACGATCCCGGAAGGGGCGCCGGTAGTACTCCTGCTCGCGTCCGGCAGCCGCGACCCGCTGCGCTTCGCCGATCCGGACCGCTTCGATCCCGACCGCGCGAACAACCAGCACTTCGGGTTCGGCGGCAGCCTGCACTACTGCGTGGGAGCTCCGCTGGCGCGGATCGAGGCGGAGGTCGCACTCGTCGCGCTGGCCCAGCGGCTGCGGGCGCCGCGGCTTCTCGCCGACCCACCGCCATACCGCCCCGGCGCCTCGCTGCGCGGTCCACGGCACCTGCTTTTGGCCATCGACGCCGTCGCACCGGGCGTATCGGCGGAGCTCGCGGCATGA
- a CDS encoding ISL3 family transposase: MPSVPDGLHVDDLTLDKTGLLITARTTAAQASCRVCGRASTRVHSRYWRTFKDLPWQDRSVTWRVQVRRFRCGHCPGRIFAERVPGLGTRKARRSDRLAEAQTDIGMVLGGEAGARLSRRLAMPISGDTVLRLIRRRGTVPSPPPRVVGIDDWAWRRGRSYGTIVCDLERRRVIDLLPGRSAAPVRDWLAAHPSVTVVSRDRSGPYAEAARTGAPTATQVADRWHLLVNASEALRGVVERHQPQIRSVAHRAEKDPSASPGLRETAAKPEVTSRRRDRCEAALCLHGEGLPTKEIARRLGASRNAVRRWVRAGRFVPYRRAPGSSRLDRHLPFVEARWQEGQHSATALYRELHAHGFTGGYDIVRRWAARRKRGAPARPPSTRIPSTRRITRWLTGDLAALSPEDRAFTEALCSAAPKLSQAAEVIRAFADLLRQNDPTGLTPWLDAAAATDLGGFVTGLRRDEPAVRAAIVEPWSNGPVEGQVNRLKLIKRSMYGRAGFDLLRQRVLHAA, translated from the coding sequence ATGCCGTCGGTCCCGGACGGCCTGCACGTCGATGACCTGACGCTGGATAAAACGGGGTTGCTGATCACTGCCCGGACCACGGCGGCCCAGGCGTCCTGTCGGGTCTGCGGGCGTGCTTCGACGCGGGTGCACAGCAGGTATTGGCGGACGTTCAAGGACCTGCCCTGGCAGGACCGGTCGGTGACATGGCGGGTGCAGGTCCGCCGCTTCCGCTGCGGCCATTGCCCGGGGCGGATCTTCGCCGAACGCGTGCCGGGGCTGGGCACGCGCAAGGCGCGCCGCAGCGACCGGTTGGCTGAGGCGCAGACCGACATCGGCATGGTGCTGGGTGGTGAGGCCGGCGCAAGGTTGTCGCGGCGGCTGGCCATGCCTATCAGCGGCGACACCGTCCTGCGCTTGATCCGTCGTCGCGGGACCGTACCGTCTCCGCCGCCGCGGGTGGTGGGCATCGACGATTGGGCGTGGCGACGCGGCCGGTCCTACGGCACCATCGTGTGCGACTTGGAGCGGCGGCGCGTCATCGACCTGTTGCCCGGCCGCTCTGCGGCACCGGTGCGGGATTGGCTCGCTGCCCATCCGAGCGTGACTGTCGTCAGCCGTGACCGCTCGGGGCCCTATGCCGAGGCTGCGCGTACGGGAGCGCCGACGGCGACGCAGGTCGCGGATCGCTGGCACCTGCTCGTCAACGCATCCGAGGCGCTGCGCGGCGTGGTCGAACGACACCAGCCCCAGATCCGGAGCGTGGCCCACCGCGCCGAGAAGGATCCCTCGGCCTCCCCTGGCCTGAGGGAGACCGCAGCCAAGCCGGAGGTGACGAGCCGACGACGTGATCGCTGTGAGGCGGCCCTGTGCCTCCACGGCGAAGGTCTGCCGACCAAGGAGATCGCTCGCCGTCTCGGCGCGTCCCGCAACGCCGTGCGCCGCTGGGTGCGGGCAGGCCGGTTCGTGCCCTACCGTCGCGCACCGGGTTCGAGCCGGCTCGACCGCCATCTCCCCTTCGTTGAGGCCCGCTGGCAGGAAGGCCAGCACAGCGCCACCGCGCTTTACCGGGAGTTGCACGCACACGGCTTCACGGGTGGCTACGATATCGTCCGGCGCTGGGCTGCGCGTCGGAAGCGCGGGGCACCGGCTCGACCACCGTCCACTCGGATCCCCTCGACGCGCCGCATCACCCGATGGCTCACTGGCGACCTGGCTGCGCTGTCGCCGGAGGATCGCGCCTTCACCGAAGCGCTCTGCAGCGCCGCGCCGAAGCTGAGCCAAGCAGCCGAGGTTATCCGCGCCTTCGCCGATCTTTTGCGCCAAAACGATCCCACCGGACTGACGCCCTGGCTGGACGCTGCAGCCGCGACCGATCTCGGCGGCTTCGTCACAGGGCTCCGGCGGGACGAGCCAGCCGTGCGCGCCGCCATCGTCGAACCCTGGAGCAACGGTCCTGTCGAGGGGCAGGTCAACCGCCTGAAACTGATCAAGCGCAGCATGTACGGCAGAGCCGGATTCGATCTCCTACGCCAGCGCGTCCTCCATGCCGCGTGA